The proteins below are encoded in one region of Scomber japonicus isolate fScoJap1 chromosome 2, fScoJap1.pri, whole genome shotgun sequence:
- the arhgef38 gene encoding rho guanine nucleotide exchange factor 38, with protein MDPKEASGAEKEKEKEKEKVIKRRNRPVFLRYLERRKTDTVVADDMAKSDINLGTLVRRSQSDKTEYSAKLKEKMTPHDLSIPPSPALDPEEIRLRKMNRRAKVIQELIQTEKDYLTDLELCIREVVQPLRNLQIVDIDRLFTNMETVCEVSAALLHRLQEAMADPDLEAVVIGEVFIQAKATLEDVYKIYCYHHDEANIALKSYEKEEEIKKHFTTCVLALKKIYDLEGKPNLLDMGSLIIKPVQRIMKYPLLLNELWHATPEDHPDYRPLQEALTAAKIINVNINEFKRRKDIVMKYKGLENEGTLRGKLHKFNIHSIRKKGDRFAGYLKILTGVEPQVRDEIFDREEKLFRSLEKAVRQLVKNVQCYLQHTQEMVSVAVQNIQDMEHVVKEPNKNDTNGLSHSNGNDPYKHFKDSMERLVLAPLSSLHGMFTAPQKLIQKRYDKLLDYCSRLERSSSFSSSSSASTTSSSSSLVSEDPPGPARRDYEALNALLVEELQRFNMAAYTILTNCVVYLVALLRGLTDKILLRSPSIHQLPAPLSNIAEVQNSVMDELNNLTFVKDNAQKLMERKVSFERQRDKKMTMPEVQHQTEEQRAWLLAEYPLSRLYQLKRKCNGCQEQDLSLVEGELVALLEDMDPSGSSSRWLVHTGGTQGYVYSTFLKQYNPLRDSQRAGQMAKEQQQQQPPAMVDEDFDDLSLFVSGSGSSSLLSFSLNTNDSSSTLSGLQGEPESSEDLEDTLDSEAQQFYAVYAFKARCDQELTLQEYQHVRILKFCDLGGNKEWWLAEANGQKGYVPANYLGRMSYA; from the exons ATGGATCCCAAGGAGGCCAGTGGGgctgaaaaagagaaggaaaaagagaaggagaaagtgaTAAAGAGGAGGAACAGGCCTGTATTCCTGCGCTACTTGGAGAGGAGAAAGACGGACACTGTTGTGGCTGATGACATGGCCAAAAGTGACATCAACCTGGGAACGCTGGTGAGGAGGAGTCAGTCTGACAAGACGGAGTACAGCGCTAAACTTAAAG AGAAAATGACACCACATGACTTGTCAATTCCCCCCTCCCCTGCACTGGACCCAGAGGAGATCCGTTTGAGAAAGATGAACCGCAGGGCAAAGGTCATTCAGGAGCTTATCCAGACAGAGAAGGACTACCTCACTGACCTGGAGCTATGCATCAGAGAAGTGGTTCAGCCTCTAAGAAACCTGCAG ATTGTAGATATAGATCGGCTGTTCACCAACATGGAGACAGTGTGTGAGGTATCTGCCGCACTCCTTCATAGACTGCAGGAGGCTATGGCTGACCCTGATCTAGAAGCAGTTGTTATAG GAGAAGTATTCATCCAGGCGAAGGCAACTTTAGAAGATGTATATAAGATTTACTGTTACCACCATGACGAAGCCAACATTGCACTCAAATCCtatgaaaaagaggaagaaataaagaaacatttcacCACTTGTGTATTAGCGCTGAA aaAAATCTATGACCTAGA AGGGAAACCCAACTTGCTGGACATGGGTTCACTCATCATCAAACCTGTCCAGAGGATCATGAAGTACCCATTGCTGCTTAATGAGCTGTGGCATGCCACACCTGAAGACCACCCAGACTATCGGCCACTTCAAGAAGCTTTAACTGCTGCCAAGATCATCAACGTTAACATCAATGAGTTCAAGAGACGCAAGGATATAG TTATGAAGTATAAGGGGTTGGAAAATGAAGGAACATTGAGGGGCAAACTACATAAGTTCAACATCCACTCCATCCGAAAGAAAGGTGATAGGTTTGCTGGCTATCTCAAGATACTCACTGGAGTCGAACCACAG gTGAGAGATGAAATATTTGATAGAGAGGAGAAGCTGTTCAGGAGTCTGGAGAAAGCTGTGAGGCAACTGGTCAAAAATGTCCAATGTTACCTGCAGCACACTCAG GAGATGGTGTCGGTAGCTGTTCAAAATATCCAGGACATGGAACATGTTGTCAAGGAGCCaaacaaaaatgacacaaacGGATTATCGCACAGTAACGGCAATGACCCCTATAAGCACTTT AAAGACAGTATGGAGCGCTTGGTCCTcgcccctctctcctccctgcacgGCATGTTCACAGCCCCACAGAAGCTCATCCAGAAACGTTATGACAAATTGCTGGATTACTGCAGCCGCCTGGAGcgctcttcctctttttcatccTCATCTTCCGCATCCaccacttcttcctcttcttcactgGTGTCAGAAGACCCACCTGGTCCTGCCAGGAGGGACTATGAAGCTCTCAATGCCCTGCTAGTAGAGGAGTTGCAGAGGTTCAACATGGCTGCCTATACTATCCTAACCAACTGCGTGGTTTATCTTGTGGCCTTACTCAGAGGGCTGACAGATAAAATACTACTCCGCTCCCCATCCATACATCAGCTACCA GCTCCATTATCAAACATTGCTGAAGTGCAGAACAGCGTAATGGATGAGCTGAACAATCTGACTTTTGTCAAGGATAATGCGCAAAAGTTAATGGAGCGAAAAGTCAGCTTTGAGAGACAACGAGACAAGAAAATGACG ATGCCAGAGGTACAGCATCAAACTGAGGAACAGCGTGCCTGGCTGCTAGCAGAATACCCACTGAGCCGTCTGTACCAGTTGAAGAGGAAGTGTAATGGCTGCCAGGAGCAGGACCTCAGCCTGGTGGAGGGAGAGCTGGTGGCCCTGCTGGAGGACATGGACCCATCAGGCAGTAGCAGCCGCTGGCTGGTTCACACTGgag GTACACAGGGTTATGTCTACTCCACATTCCTGAAGCAGTACAACCCTCTGAGGGACTCACAGCGGGCAGGCCAGATGGCCAaagagcagcaacagcagcagccgcCTGCCATGGTGGATGAAGACTTCGATGACCTCAGCCTGTTTGTGTCAggcagtggcagcagcagcctgcTAAGTTTCAGCCTCAACACCAATGACAGCAGCTCAACTCTCTCTGGACTGCAGGGGGAGCCCGAGAGCTCTGAAGACCTGGAGGACACACTGGATTCAGAGGCTCAGCAG TTC